The window TGTCCGCGACGAGCGCGGGATCGTTCGCGGCGTCGAGCATCGTGCGATAGGGCGAATGGACGATCCCGCCCGCGTCGAAGGCGGCGGCGAGGTCGACATGATCGCGCGCGGCGATGGCGGCCTCGAACAACGGATAGAGCGCGTCGCGATGGTCGAAACGCAGCCCGTCGTCCTTGGCGAAGGACACGCCGCGCGCCGTTTCGATCGCGGCGACCGCGTCGCCGAGATCCAATGCGGCGATCAAATTCGCCCATTGCCGCGGGGTGACGACGACGATCATCGTCCGCTCCCCGTCGCGCGTCACGAAGTCGCGGCCGAACAGGCCATAGACGGCGTTGCCGAGCCGCGGGCGGTTCGCCCCGCCGTACATCACCTCGGCGATGCCGCCGAGATTGGCGACGGTGCCGATCGCGATGTCGGAGAGCGGCAGCCGCACCTCGCCGCCTTCGCCGGTCGCGGCGCGCCGCTGGATCGCCGCCATCAGTGCGAAGGCGGCATAGGCGCCGGTGAGCAGATCCCAGGCGGGCAGCACATGATTGACCGGTTCGGGACCATTACCGGTGAGCATCGGATAACCGACCGAATTGTTGACCGTATAGTCGAGCGCGGGCGAACCGTCGGCCCAGCCCATCACGCGGACGGTGACCAGGTCGGGGCGGCCTTCCGCCAGTAGCTCGTGCGACAGGAAGCCGCCGACGGGGAAGTTGGTGACGAACTGGCCCGTCGCGCGGACCAGCGCCTGCAACAGTTCGCGCCCCTCGGGCCGGCCGAGGTCGAGCGCGACCGACTTTTTCGCGCGGTTGAGATTCTCCCAATAAAGGGAGTCGTTGTTCTCGGTGACCGGCCAGCGGCGGAAATCGGGGCCGCCGCCGATCTGGTCGACGCGGATCACTTCCGCCCCCATCTGTGCGAGATAAAGGCCCGCCGTCGGCGAGGCGACGAAAGACGACGCCTCTATGACCGAGAGATTGGGAAGGAGGTTATACATGCATCACCGCTCCCCGACGAAAGCCGGGGCCCAGAGCGTCATGGAGCCACGGCTGCCCGGTGCCGCATGGGTCCCGGCTTTCGCCGGGGAGCGGCATTAGCTCAGGCATCGGCTCGCCCGATGATCGCGATCGACGACACATTCTGGTTCGGCATGCCGCCCAGATTATGGCTGAGCGCAAACACCGGACTATCCTGCCGCTGCCGCTCGCCCGCGCGCCCCAAAATCTGCAGGTAATTTTCGTAAATCATCCGCAGCCCCGAGGCGCCGATCGGGTGGCCGAAACATTTGAGCCCGCCGTCGATCTGGCACGGGATCGCGCCGTCGCTATCGTAGAAGCCGTCGAGCACGTCGCGCCAGCCCTGGCCTTCCTTCGAGATGTGCAGATCCTCCATCGTCACCAGTTCGGTGACCGAGAAACAGTCATGAACCTCGATCAGGCTGAGCTGCGACCGCGGATCGGTGATCCCCGCCTCGTCATAGGCCTTGGTCGCGGCGACGCGCGTGGTGTGGAAATAGCTGCCGTTCCAGCCCTGCGCCTGCATCTCCCACCCGTTCGAGGTCGCGAGCTGCAGCGCCTTCACCGTCACGATGTCGGTCTTGCCGAGTGCGCGGGCGATTTCGGGGGTGGTGACGATCGCGCAGGCGGCGCCGTCGCTGACCCCGCAGCAGTCGAACAGGCCGAGCGGTTCGGCGATCATCGGCGCGTTCAGCACCTGCTCCATCGTCACCGCTTTCTGCAGATGCGCCTTGGGGTTCTTTGCGCCATTGGCATGGCTCTTGACCGAGACATGCGCCATCGCGCGCTTGAGGTCGTCCTTGCCGACGCCATGGACACCGCGATAGGCGCTGGCGAGCTGGGCGAAATTGCCCGGCGCCGAGCCGGTGATGCCGACCATGTCGTGCGTCGTGCCGCGGGTGCGGACGGGCAGCCCGCCATAGCCGGTGTCCTTGAGCTTTTCGGCGCCCATCGCGAGCGCGATATCGCACGCGCCCGAGGCGACGGCATAGACCGCGCCGCGAAAGCTTTCGGTGCCGCTGGCGCAATAATTTTCGACCTTGGTAACGCCGATGTCGGGCAGGCGCAGCGCGACCGCGAGCGGGATGCCGCTCGGCCCGATATTCTGCGCGTCGAACGCGGCGCCGAGCCAGGCGGCGTCGATCTGGCTCGCCTCGATCCCGGCGTCGGCCATCGCCTCTTCATAGGCTTCGAGCATGAGCTGGTCTTCGTCCTTGTCCCAGCGTTCGCCGAACTTGGCGCAGCCCATGCCCAAAATGGCGACCTTGTCGCGGATACCCTTGGCCATAAATAAACCTCCAACTAACCCCCTCTCCCCTTGAGGGAGAGGGTTGCGAAGACTTGCGAGCTTGCTCGCTAGTCGTAGCTGGGTGAGGGGTTGCGGTCCAAAGGACCGCGCGAGCTTCGCTCACAACCCCTCATCCAAGTCCGCCTCATCGCTTCGCGATAAGGCTCCCTATCCTTCTCCCTCAAGGGGAGAAGGATCAAAACGCCGGCGCGGCCTTCCAGAAATAGCGGCGGAACCCGCGGTTCTCGTCAAACGCCTTGATGCGGAACATCATCCGCAAATCGGCGCCGACGTCGAGTGCGCCGCCCGCAAAATCGGTGAACTCGGTCATCATGCGCCCGCCGCCGACAAAGTCGATATTGCCATAATAGCTCGGCGGGTCGGGCGAGTAGGTGAGCGCGTCGGCGGTCCAGGTCATCACCTTGGCGGGCACTTCGGCCAGCGGATAATCCTCCTGCGTGCCGACCGCATGGTCGTTGGCGTTGACGCTGACCTCGCTCTTCGGGAATTGCACCGTCCCGGTCTTGGTACAGCGCCCGCCGACAAGCCCAAGCACCGCCTTGCGGTTGCGCCACAAGGCGGTCAGCGCGGTCTTGCTGTCATGCTCGGCGCGCGCACCGCGGTCGAGCTGAAGCAGTCCGCGATGGAACAGATATTTGGCGTAGTTCGTCGACTCGTTGCGCCGCGCGAGCCAGCCCGAGACACCGAGCCGCGGTTTGATCGAACCGATCTTGTCGGTGACCTCGAACAGCAGCAGGTCGCAGCCCTGCCCGAAACTCGCGAGCAGGATGCGCTCGCCGGCCTTGGCGGTTTCGAGCGCCGCGCTTAGCATCACCAGCGCATGCGCGGCGCCGGCATGGCCGAGCGTCGCGGTGAGGGCGTCGGCGACCGTGCTATCTGCAACCCCGGCCTTTTTCGCGAGCATTTCGGGCACGCCCTTGACCGCGACGGGCACCAGGAAATGGTCGATCGCGTCGCCCTTCACGCCCGCCTTGGTCAGCAAAGCGGCGATCGCCGGGGTCATGATCCTGGCGAATCCCTCGTCGCGGACCCAGCGCGCTTCCCAGTCATAGTCGTGCGCTTCGCCCGCCTCGCGGAAATGATCGACGAAATCGACCGTGACGCTGTGGCTGGCGACCAGCTTGGCGAGCGGTTCCCCGGTGCCGACGAGCACCGCCGCCGCCGCGTCGCCGCTGGTCATCTCGCGCTCCGATGCGGGTTTGGGGGTGGTGATTTCGGCGGCGGTCACCAGCGTCGTTTCGCTGCCGCCGAGCGCGGCGAGCAGCGCGGATGTCGCCGCGCGCTGCGATCCCGCGACGTCCAGCGCGCCGACCGCATCGGGCAGGTTCAGCGCTTCCTTGACGATCCCCGCATTCTGGCGGTCGGCGAAGGGCAGGGTGGTCGAGGCGATGACAACGCGCTCGACCTTGGTCCGATCGATGCCGTCCAGCGCATCGCGTGCGGCTTCGAGCGCCATGGTGACGCTGTCCTCGTCCCAGTTGGCGACGGCCTTTTCACCCTTGGCGAGCCCGCGCAGGCCGCCGGCGAACCAGCCGTTCGTCGCGTGGATCGCGCTGCGCTGCAGCCGGGTGATCGGCACATAGGCGCCGAACGACAGGATTCCGAACTCGCTCATGCCGTCTCCGCATAGCCGTTGGTGAAGATGATCTTGTCGCGCTCGACGACGCGGGCGCGGAAGGCGAGCTTGCCACCTTCCTCGTCCCAGATCGAGGTCTCGATCGTTTCGCCGGGGTAGACCGGCGACGAAAAGCGGCCGTCGAGGCGCTTGAGGCGCGCGGGTTCGTTGCCGCAGCGCGCCGCGAGCAGCGCGCGGCCAATTACGCCATAGGTGGCAAGGCCATGCAGGATCGGTCCGTCGAACCCCGCACCCGTCGCGACGTCGCTATCGATGTGCAGCGGATTGAGGTCGCCCGACAGCCGATAGATTTGCGCTTGGTTCGCCGCGGTTGTCAGCGTCAAGACGCTGTCGGGGGCGCGGTCGGGCACCTGGTGCGGCACCGGCGCACCCTCGCTCGATCCGCCAAAGCCGCCGTCGCCGCGCAGGAAGGTCACCGCGCGCGACGTCGCCAGATGCGTGCCCGCGCCGTCGTGGATCTCGCGCGCCACCAGCGCCAGCGCGCCCTTGTCGGCGCCCTTGTCGAACAAGGCCTCGATCCGCGTCGAGCCGACAATCTCGCCCTCGACCGGAAGCGGCGCGTGCAGGATCGTCGACTGTTCGCCGTGCAGCACCTTTTGCCAGTTCGCCCCGAGCGCCGGATCGCGCCAGATGAAGCCGGGATAACCCAGCGTCACCGCCATCGTCGGCAGCGCCTTCAGCCGTTCCTCGAACAGGAAGTCGAGTTCACTCGCCCCGACGCCGAGCGCGTAGAGGATCGTATCGCGCTTGGTCAGCGTCTGCCGCGTGACGATCGGCGGCATCGACAGCAGCTTGTCGGGGTCGATCGTCATCAGATCGGGTCGTAGCCGAAGACGTCTCCCGAACGCTCGGCCGGGTCGGCGAAGCTGCCGCGGAACGCCGGCAGCATTTCGTCGGCGATCGCCTGCGGCGTCCAGCCCTCATTCTTCTGCATCGAGCGGATCGGGCGCGGCTTGGAGAAGAGGAAAATCTCGTTCTTGCGCACGCCGAAGACCTGGTTCGACACCTCCTGTGACGCGTCGCTGGCGAGGAAGGCGACGAGCGGGGCGATCTTGTCGGCGGTCATCGTCTTCATGCGCTCGATACGCAGCGCTTCGGCTTCATTGGTCGCGGGGATCGTCGCGATCAGCCGGCTCCACGCAAAGGGCGCGATGCAGTTCGAGCGCACCCCGGCGCGCGCCATGTCGAGCGCGATCGATTGCGACAGCCCGACGATGCCCAGCTTCGCCGCCGAATAATTGGCCTGGCCGAAATTGCCGATCAGCCCGCTGGTCGAGGTGAAGTGGATAAAACTGCCCGACTGCTGGTCGCGAAAATAGGGCGTCGCGGCCTTCGACACGTTGAAACAGCCGTTGAGGTGAACGTCGATGACGGCATTCCAATCCTCGTGGCTCATCTTGTGCCAGATGCGGTCGCGCAGGATGCCGGCGTTGTTGACCACCGCGTCGATGCGACCGAACGCCTGCACCGCATCCTCGATGATGCTCGCCGCGCCCTTGGGGTCCGAGACGCTGGCGCCGTTGGCCAGCGCCTTGCCGCCGGCGGCCTTGATGTCGTTGACGGTTTCCTGCGCGGGGCTCAGGTCGGCGCCTTCGCCCTCGGCGCTGCCGCCGAGGTCGTTGACGACGACCGATGCGCCTTCCTTCGCGCAGAGCAGCGCGATTTCGCGCCCGACGCCGCGTCCCGCGCCCGTCACCGCGACCACCTTGCCGTCCAGCATACCCATGCGACTCTCCCTTGATTGGCTGAGGATCGGCTAGTTGAGCTTTCCGGAATATTCAATATAAAGAATAGTGATTTCATATTTGTGAAAAGAGGCGCGTGTGGCAGGTGAAGTTCGGTCGGTGTCTCAGGCGTTCGCGGTGCTGCGGCTGCTCGCCGACAGCGATCCGCTCACGCTGTCGGACATCGGTCGCTCGCTCGGACTCGGCGCCTCCTCCTGTTTCAACCTGCTCGGAACATTGGTCGCCGAAGGTGCTGTGGTGCGCGACCAGCCGGGCAAGCGCTATCGTCTGTCCGATGGCTGGGCGCGGGCGGGGCTGCTCCGCGACGGCGATGCGCGGCGAATGATCGACCGGCTGCGCCCGCTGATGGCGCGCTTCGCGCAGGCGCATGAAGTGACCACCGGCCTGTGGCAGGTCGCGTCGCGCGACCGGTTGCAACTCGTCGCGCACGCCGAGAGCAAGGCGGTGCTGCGCATCCACCTCGCGCAGGGCCAGCGCCAGCCGCTCGGCGGCGGCGCCGTCGGGCGCGCGATCGCGGCGGCGCAGGCGCCGGGCGACGAGGAGGTCGCACGGCGCTTTGCCGCAGTGCGCTGGGAAAAGGCGATCGCCTTCGCCGATTATCGTGAGCAGGTGCGGGTTGCGAGCGGGACCGGCTTCGCGGTCGACGACGGCTATACCCATATCGGCATCTGCACGCTCGCGGCGGTCATCCCGCAGCGCGGCGCCGAATATTGCCTGTCGGCGAGCTGCTTCGCGGGGGTCCGAAAATCGGCCGACCTGACCGCGCTGGGTAGGGCGCTGGTCGATCTGGCGGACTCGGCGGTCGCCTAGGCCCCGGCCTCGGCGAGCAGCGCCTTTGCCTCGGTACCCTGCCAGTCGATCGCGCCGATGATGCGCCAGACCTCGCGCCCCTCGGCATCGTAAAGGATCGTCGTCGGCAGCGCGCTGTTATAGGCGAGGAGCAGGCCGTTTTCGGGGTCGAGATAGGGCTGGAGCGTCGTCAGCCCCGCGGTCTGGAACCACGGATCGACGACCTTGGCGCCCTGCAGATCCTGTGCGACCGCGATCACCGTGAGCTTGTCGGCCTGCGCGGCGGCGAGCTTGTCGAGCGTCGGCATTTCGGCGACACACGGCGCGCACCAGGTCGCCCACAGATTGACGAGCAACGGCTTGCCGCGGAACGCCGCGAGCGTCGTCGGCGCATCGTCGGGGCCGACGAAGGTCGCGGCGGGGGCGGCCTTGCCCTTGTTCTCGCGCATCACCTGGTGGACGAAGCGTTCGACGCCCGCACCCTTCGCTTGCGCGCCCGAAACATTTGCTTGGCCCGCTCCCGCTTGCTCCCCCGCAGCCTTTTCCCTATCGCAGCCCGCGATCGATCCGGCCAGAAACACGGCGAGGATTGCAGGGACAAGGCTTGGGACGCGGCGGATGGCGGAATCTCCGAACAGCAACAGCATGTGGGGCGGCCGCTTCGGTGCCGCTCCCGCGGCGATCATGCAAGAGATAAACGCGTCGATCCCCGTCGATAAGCGCCTGTGGGAAGAAGATATCGCGGCCAGCCGCGCGCATGCGGCGATGATCGGCGCGGCCGGGATCATCGCGGCCGACGATGCGGCGAAGATCGACGCCGGCCTCGCGCAGATCGCGGAGGAGTTCGCGGCGAACGGCGTGCCCGTCGACCTCGCGCTCGAAGATATTCACATGACTGTCGAATCGCGGCTGAAGGAGATCGTCGGCGAGGCCGCCGGGCGGCTCCATACCGCGCGTTCGCGCAACGATCAGGTCGCGACCGACTTCCGTCTTTGGACGCGCACCGCCTGCGCGCGCATCGACGACGGGTTGAAGGCGATCCAGACCGCGCTCCTCGCACGCGCCGACGAACATGCCGCCAGCATCATGCCGGGCTTCACCCACCTGCAGGTCGCGCAGCCGGTGACGCTTGGCCATCATCTGCTCGCCTATGTCGAGATGTTCGGTCGCGACCGGTCGCGCTTCGCCGATGCGGCGAAGCGGCTCAACGAATCGCCGCTTGGCGCCGCCGCGCTTGCGGGCACCAGCTTCCCGCTCGATCGCGCTGCGACCGCCGCTGCGCTCGGTTTCGACCGCCCGATGGCGAACAGCATCGACGCGGTGTCCGACCGCGACTTCGCACTGGAGTTTTGCGCCTCGGCCTCGATCGCCGCGATTCATCTGTCGCGGCTCGCCGAGGAAATCGTCATCTGGGCGAGCCAGCCCTTCGGCTTCATCAGCCTGCCCGACGCCTGGTCGACCGGCAGCTCGATCATGCCGCAAAAGCGCAACCCCGATGCCGCCGAACTGGTGCGCGGGCGGGCCGGCTTGCTGCTCGGGGCGTTCCAGCGCCTCGCCGTGATCGTGAAGGGCCTGCCGCTCACCTATTCGAAGGATCTGCAGGACGACAAGGAAACCGTCTTCGGCGCGTTCGACGCGCTCGCGCTGTCGCTCGCGGCGATGACCGGCATGGTCGAGACCCTGACCTTCCGCACCGACCGCATGCGCGCGCTCGCGGCGTCGGGCTTCTCGACCGCGACCGACCTCGCCGACTGGCTGGTGCGCGAGGCGGGGGTGCCGTTCCGCGAGGCGCATCATATCGTCGGCGCCTGCGTGAAACGATCCGAGGAACTCGGCGTTGAGCTGTCGGCGCTGCCCGCCGAAGACGCCGCCGCCATCCATGCCGCGGTGACGCCCGCGGCGCTGGCGGCGCTGACCGTCGAGGCATCGGTCGCCAGCCGCACCAGCTATGGCGGCACGGCACCCGAACGGGTAAGGCAGGCCATCGCAGCGGCACGCGCCGCGCTGGAGGATTAGGATATGGCAACGGCGAAAGCCCTCGCACTGCTCGCGGCCGGTGCCGTTTGCGTCGCGGCGCTCGGCGCCTGCGGCAAGCAGGCGGACCTGAAGCCCGTCGCTGGCCAGGCCCCGCCGCCGCTGCCCGTCGGTGCCAAGAAACAACCAACCACGGAGGAACTCACGACGCCTGACGCGCAGGCCCGGCCCGCGCGCAGCGACGAACTTCTCAAACGGTCGGAACAGCGCGAACCCGACGATTTTGATTTGCCCCCTCCGGGCTGAGTTTCAGGACTTTCTCCAATGAACCATTTTGACCTTCGTGACGGCGTGATGCACGCCGAAGATATTCCGCTGCCGCGCATTGCCGAGGAAATCGGCACCCCCGTCTATGTCTATTCGCGCGCCACGCTGGAGCGCCATGCGCAGGCGTTTCGTGACGGGCTGAAGGATGTGCCCAGGAAGCACCTCGCCTTCGCGATCAAGTGCAACCCCAACCTCGGCGTGCTGCGCGTGCTCGCGCGGCAGGGCTATGGCGCCGACGTCGTGTCGGGCGGCGAACTCGAACGCGCGCTCGCGGCGGGCATGGCGGCCGAGGACATCGTCTTCTCGGGCGTCGGCAAGACGCGCGCCGAACTGGCGCAGGGCCTCGACCGCGGTATCGGCCAGTTCAACATCGAACATGAGCCCGAGGGTGTCGCGCTCGCCGAAATCGCGCTTGCCAAGGAAATGACCGCGCCGGCGGTGCTGCGCGTCAATCCGGATGTCGATGCGGGCACTCATGCCAAGATTTCGACCGGCAAGGCGGAGAACAAGTTCGGCGTCGGCATCGACGTCGCACCCGAAATCTTCGCGCGGCTGTCGGCGCTGCCGGGGCTCAACATGCGCGGGATCGCCGTCCATATCGGCAGCCAGCTCACCAGCCTCGACCCGCTCGAAGCCGCCTTCGAACGCGTCGGCCAGCTCGTCGCCGAACTGCGCGCCGCCGGCCACAGCATCACCCATGTCGATCTCGGCGGCGGTCTCGGCGTGCCGTACAAGGCCGAGGACAATCCGCCGAGCCCCGCCGAATATGGGGCGATGGTCGCGCGCGTGACCCGCGACTGGGACGTCACGCTGATGTTCGAACCTGGCCGGGTGATCGCGGGCAACACCGGGGTGCTGCTGACCGAGGTGCTGTGGGTCAAGCCCGGCGCCGCCAATCCGTTCGTGATCGTCGATGCCGCGATGAACGATCTCGCGCGCCCCGCGCTCTATGATGCTTACCATGACTTCGTTGCGGTGAAGCCGTCGGGCGAAAGGATGACCGCGTCGATCGTCGGACCGGTGTGCGAGACCGGCGACACCTTCGCGCGCGACCGCGAGACCGACAAGGTCGAGCCGGGCGACCTCGCGGTGTTCCGCACCGCGGGTGCCTATGGCGCGACGATGGCGTCGACCTACAACAGCCGCAGCCTCGTTCCCGAGGTACTCGTCGACGGCGACCGCTATGCCGTCGTCGCCGACCGTATCGCGGCGGGCACGATCATGGCCGCCGAACGCGTGCCCGACTGGATCGACTGAGGCCGTGGAGCAGCTTCCCATCTTCCTCAACCTGCGCGGCCGCACGGTCGTGCTGGTCGGGGAAGGGGAGGCTGCCGATGCCAAGGCGCGGTTGATTGTCCGCGCGGGCGGGCGGATCGTGCCGGTGTGGGAGGCCGGCGCGACGATCGCTTTCGTCGCGCTCGCCGACGATGCCGAAGCCCGCGTCGCCGCCGAAGCGCTGCGCGCGCGCGGCCTGCTCGTCAATGTCGTCGACCGCCCCGATCTGTGCGATTTCACCACCCCCGCGATCGTCGATCGCGCGCCGGTGACGATCGCGATCGGGACGGGCGGTGCGTCGGCGGGGCTCGCGAAGGCGGTACGCCAGCGAATCGAGGCCCTGTTGCCCGCGCGCCTGGGCGCGCTGGCGTCGGCGCTGTACGCCGCGCGCGATGCGATGAAGGCGCGCTGGCCGGCCGCCGCCGACCGCCGCCGGGCGATCGACGCGGCGCTGGCGCAGGGCGGTGTGCTCGATCCGCTCGCGGCCGATGCGGTGGACGGGGTTGAAACCTGGCTCGCCAGCGACACGACCCTCCCGTCAAGCCGCCTCGAAACGATCGTGCTGACCAGCCCGAACCCCGACGACCTGACCCTGCGCGCCGCACGTCTGCTGGGCGAGGCCGATCATATCTTCCATCCGGCGGACGCACCCGTCGCGATCCTCGCTCGCGCCCGGGCCGACGCGGTGCGGCACGCCATTGACGCCCGGCCGAAGACCCCGCCGCCAGGCTTGTCGCTCTGGCTCGACTATTAGATATCGGGTTGGCCGCTGACGACGGGTTGTGGCCATATTGCTCTCTCCCCTTCAGGGGAGAGGTACGCAGGCTTGCCAGCTTGCTGGCTAGCCTAAGTAGAGAGGGGTTTGGCTGCGTTCCCCTCTCCAAGCTTCACTAGCTCCTGACGGAGCAAGCTGCGCTATCCTCTCCCCTCAAGGGGAGAGGGCTTTCGGCGGCTTCTATGTCCAGAACAGCGGCCCTTGGCTATGGCGCGATCGCCAGCCCGTCGCCATTTTTGCCCGCCGCGATCCGGCGCAGCACTTCGCCGCTCGCGACGTCGATTTCCGCGATCATGTCGTGCCCCGTCTCGGCCGCGTAAAGCCGCTTCGAATCGGCGCTGAACAACAGGGTCACCTGTCCCTTTTCCTGCTCGCCCGATACCTTGATCGTCTTGAGCGGCGCGCGCGTTTCGGCGTCGAACAGGCTGATCGTTCCCGCGCCGATATTGCTCGTCGCGATCAGTCTGCCGTCGGGGCTGGCGAGCACGCGTATCGCGACCGGATCCACGGGTAATTCGACGATCTTCTCGCCCGTCGCGACATCCCACACCGACACCCGCGGCGCTTCGAGGTCGCCGACCCACAATTCGCGCCCGCCCTTCGCCAGCGCCAGCCCCTCGGGTTTGCCGCCGACGGGCAGGTCGCGCAGCTTTTTCGCGTCCTTCAAATCGAGTATGCTGACCGTGCCCGACGCGATATTGGCGGTGTAAGCCGTGCGATTGTCGGGCGCGACGACGATCATGTGCGTGCCCTGTTGCCCTGTGGCAATCG is drawn from Sphingopyxis sp. OPL5 and contains these coding sequences:
- a CDS encoding CoA transferase; the protein is MYNLLPNLSVIEASSFVASPTAGLYLAQMGAEVIRVDQIGGGPDFRRWPVTENNDSLYWENLNRAKKSVALDLGRPEGRELLQALVRATGQFVTNFPVGGFLSHELLAEGRPDLVTVRVMGWADGSPALDYTVNNSVGYPMLTGNGPEPVNHVLPAWDLLTGAYAAFALMAAIQRRAATGEGGEVRLPLSDIAIGTVANLGGIAEVMYGGANRPRLGNAVYGLFGRDFVTRDGERTMIVVVTPRQWANLIAALDLGDAVAAIETARGVSFAKDDGLRFDHRDALYPLFEAAIAARDHVDLAAAFDAGGIVHSPYRTMLDAANDPALVADNPIFGAAANPSGFAYPAAGAFATIPQAERVPPAAAPRNGQHSEEILAERLSLPSGEIARLIDAGIVGVI
- a CDS encoding acetyl-CoA acetyltransferase, translating into MAKGIRDKVAILGMGCAKFGERWDKDEDQLMLEAYEEAMADAGIEASQIDAAWLGAAFDAQNIGPSGIPLAVALRLPDIGVTKVENYCASGTESFRGAVYAVASGACDIALAMGAEKLKDTGYGGLPVRTRGTTHDMVGITGSAPGNFAQLASAYRGVHGVGKDDLKRAMAHVSVKSHANGAKNPKAHLQKAVTMEQVLNAPMIAEPLGLFDCCGVSDGAACAIVTTPEIARALGKTDIVTVKALQLATSNGWEMQAQGWNGSYFHTTRVAATKAYDEAGITDPRSQLSLIEVHDCFSVTELVTMEDLHISKEGQGWRDVLDGFYDSDGAIPCQIDGGLKCFGHPIGASGLRMIYENYLQILGRAGERQRQDSPVFALSHNLGGMPNQNVSSIAIIGRADA
- a CDS encoding 3-oxoacyl-[acyl-carrier-protein] synthase III C-terminal domain-containing protein, encoding MSEFGILSFGAYVPITRLQRSAIHATNGWFAGGLRGLAKGEKAVANWDEDSVTMALEAARDALDGIDRTKVERVVIASTTLPFADRQNAGIVKEALNLPDAVGALDVAGSQRAATSALLAALGGSETTLVTAAEITTPKPASEREMTSGDAAAAVLVGTGEPLAKLVASHSVTVDFVDHFREAGEAHDYDWEARWVRDEGFARIMTPAIAALLTKAGVKGDAIDHFLVPVAVKGVPEMLAKKAGVADSTVADALTATLGHAGAAHALVMLSAALETAKAGERILLASFGQGCDLLLFEVTDKIGSIKPRLGVSGWLARRNESTNYAKYLFHRGLLQLDRGARAEHDSKTALTALWRNRKAVLGLVGGRCTKTGTVQFPKSEVSVNANDHAVGTQEDYPLAEVPAKVMTWTADALTYSPDPPSYYGNIDFVGGGRMMTEFTDFAGGALDVGADLRMMFRIKAFDENRGFRRYFWKAAPAF
- a CDS encoding MaoC/PaaZ C-terminal domain-containing protein, yielding MTIDPDKLLSMPPIVTRQTLTKRDTILYALGVGASELDFLFEERLKALPTMAVTLGYPGFIWRDPALGANWQKVLHGEQSTILHAPLPVEGEIVGSTRIEALFDKGADKGALALVAREIHDGAGTHLATSRAVTFLRGDGGFGGSSEGAPVPHQVPDRAPDSVLTLTTAANQAQIYRLSGDLNPLHIDSDVATGAGFDGPILHGLATYGVIGRALLAARCGNEPARLKRLDGRFSSPVYPGETIETSIWDEEGGKLAFRARVVERDKIIFTNGYAETA
- a CDS encoding SDR family NAD(P)-dependent oxidoreductase, with the translated sequence MGMLDGKVVAVTGAGRGVGREIALLCAKEGASVVVNDLGGSAEGEGADLSPAQETVNDIKAAGGKALANGASVSDPKGAASIIEDAVQAFGRIDAVVNNAGILRDRIWHKMSHEDWNAVIDVHLNGCFNVSKAATPYFRDQQSGSFIHFTSTSGLIGNFGQANYSAAKLGIVGLSQSIALDMARAGVRSNCIAPFAWSRLIATIPATNEAEALRIERMKTMTADKIAPLVAFLASDASQEVSNQVFGVRKNEIFLFSKPRPIRSMQKNEGWTPQAIADEMLPAFRGSFADPAERSGDVFGYDPI
- a CDS encoding IclR family transcriptional regulator, with the translated sequence MSQAFAVLRLLADSDPLTLSDIGRSLGLGASSCFNLLGTLVAEGAVVRDQPGKRYRLSDGWARAGLLRDGDARRMIDRLRPLMARFAQAHEVTTGLWQVASRDRLQLVAHAESKAVLRIHLAQGQRQPLGGGAVGRAIAAAQAPGDEEVARRFAAVRWEKAIAFADYREQVRVASGTGFAVDDGYTHIGICTLAAVIPQRGAEYCLSASCFAGVRKSADLTALGRALVDLADSAVA
- a CDS encoding TlpA family protein disulfide reductase, producing MRENKGKAAPAATFVGPDDAPTTLAAFRGKPLLVNLWATWCAPCVAEMPTLDKLAAAQADKLTVIAVAQDLQGAKVVDPWFQTAGLTTLQPYLDPENGLLLAYNSALPTTILYDAEGREVWRIIGAIDWQGTEAKALLAEAGA
- the argH gene encoding argininosuccinate lyase; translated protein: MWGGRFGAAPAAIMQEINASIPVDKRLWEEDIAASRAHAAMIGAAGIIAADDAAKIDAGLAQIAEEFAANGVPVDLALEDIHMTVESRLKEIVGEAAGRLHTARSRNDQVATDFRLWTRTACARIDDGLKAIQTALLARADEHAASIMPGFTHLQVAQPVTLGHHLLAYVEMFGRDRSRFADAAKRLNESPLGAAALAGTSFPLDRAATAAALGFDRPMANSIDAVSDRDFALEFCASASIAAIHLSRLAEEIVIWASQPFGFISLPDAWSTGSSIMPQKRNPDAAELVRGRAGLLLGAFQRLAVIVKGLPLTYSKDLQDDKETVFGAFDALALSLAAMTGMVETLTFRTDRMRALAASGFSTATDLADWLVREAGVPFREAHHIVGACVKRSEELGVELSALPAEDAAAIHAAVTPAALAALTVEASVASRTSYGGTAPERVRQAIAAARAALED
- the lysA gene encoding diaminopimelate decarboxylase: MNHFDLRDGVMHAEDIPLPRIAEEIGTPVYVYSRATLERHAQAFRDGLKDVPRKHLAFAIKCNPNLGVLRVLARQGYGADVVSGGELERALAAGMAAEDIVFSGVGKTRAELAQGLDRGIGQFNIEHEPEGVALAEIALAKEMTAPAVLRVNPDVDAGTHAKISTGKAENKFGVGIDVAPEIFARLSALPGLNMRGIAVHIGSQLTSLDPLEAAFERVGQLVAELRAAGHSITHVDLGGGLGVPYKAEDNPPSPAEYGAMVARVTRDWDVTLMFEPGRVIAGNTGVLLTEVLWVKPGAANPFVIVDAAMNDLARPALYDAYHDFVAVKPSGERMTASIVGPVCETGDTFARDRETDKVEPGDLAVFRTAGAYGATMASTYNSRSLVPEVLVDGDRYAVVADRIAAGTIMAAERVPDWID
- a CDS encoding bifunctional precorrin-2 dehydrogenase/sirohydrochlorin ferrochelatase — protein: MEQLPIFLNLRGRTVVLVGEGEAADAKARLIVRAGGRIVPVWEAGATIAFVALADDAEARVAAEALRARGLLVNVVDRPDLCDFTTPAIVDRAPVTIAIGTGGASAGLAKAVRQRIEALLPARLGALASALYAARDAMKARWPAAADRRRAIDAALAQGGVLDPLAADAVDGVETWLASDTTLPSSRLETIVLTSPNPDDLTLRAARLLGEADHIFHPADAPVAILARARADAVRHAIDARPKTPPPGLSLWLDY